In a single window of the Rhodoferax saidenbachensis genome:
- a CDS encoding PA4780 family RIO1-like protein kinase: MKAPPRLQTLVEEGLIDTVVRQLMSGKEAMVFVVRCGDETRCAKIYKEANNRSFRQAVDYTENRKVKNSRSARAMAKGSRFGRQEQEAAWQSAEVDALYRLAAAGVRVPQPYNFHDGVLLMELVTDANGDAAPRLNDVAFTEEQALQHHATLIGEVVRMLCAGVVHGDLSEFNILLANSGGDDGVDVPVIIDLPQAVDAAGNNHAQRMLLRDVANLRDFFGQFAPTLLKTDFGPEIWSLYQGGLLSNETPLTGHYERATADVDMQAVLREIDDARAEDAARRLRMATA, translated from the coding sequence ATGAAAGCTCCCCCCCGACTGCAAACCCTGGTTGAAGAAGGCCTGATCGACACCGTGGTGCGCCAGCTCATGAGCGGCAAGGAGGCCATGGTGTTTGTGGTGCGCTGTGGCGACGAGACCCGCTGCGCCAAGATCTACAAGGAAGCCAACAACCGCAGCTTCCGCCAGGCGGTGGACTACACCGAAAACCGCAAAGTCAAAAACTCCCGCTCGGCCCGCGCCATGGCCAAGGGCAGCCGCTTTGGCCGCCAGGAACAAGAGGCCGCCTGGCAAAGCGCCGAGGTCGACGCGCTGTACCGATTGGCCGCGGCCGGCGTGCGCGTGCCCCAGCCCTACAACTTCCACGACGGTGTGTTGCTCATGGAGCTGGTGACCGACGCGAATGGCGACGCCGCACCGCGCCTGAACGACGTGGCCTTCACAGAGGAGCAGGCGCTGCAACACCACGCCACGCTGATCGGCGAAGTGGTGCGCATGTTGTGCGCGGGTGTGGTGCACGGGGACTTGTCAGAGTTCAACATCCTGCTGGCGAACTCCGGCGGTGACGACGGCGTGGACGTGCCCGTGATCATCGACCTGCCGCAGGCGGTGGATGCTGCGGGCAACAACCACGCACAACGCATGTTGCTGCGCGACGTGGCCAACCTGCGCGACTTCTTTGGCCAGTTTGCACCCACACTGCTCAAGACCGACTTTGGCCCCGAGATCTGGAGCCTGTACCAGGGCGGCCTGCTCAGCAACGAGACCCCGCTCACCGGCCACTACGAGCGCGCCACCGCCGACGTGGACATGCAGGCCGTGCTGCGCGAGATTGACGACGCCCGCGCCGAAGACGCCGCGCGTCGGCTGCGCATGGCCACGGCTTAG
- a CDS encoding lysophospholipid acyltransferase family protein, whose translation MHLTIFDTPVVNTVLRALSVTFLKLTGWKVEGSLPANCTKSVFIAAPHTSNWDLPYTLMVAFALRLNIYWMGKESLFKPPFRGIMMWLGGIPVQRESANNLVAASVAAIQAADGPLQLIVPPEGTRAKARYWKTGFYYIATGAQVPIIMAYMDYEKKVSGLGPVFIPTGDIDADMATIKAFYAPFKGRNADQFHAN comes from the coding sequence ATGCACCTCACCATTTTTGACACCCCGGTGGTCAACACCGTTCTGCGCGCGCTGTCCGTTACCTTTCTCAAACTCACCGGCTGGAAGGTTGAAGGCAGCCTGCCTGCCAACTGCACCAAAAGCGTTTTTATCGCCGCGCCGCACACCAGCAACTGGGACCTGCCCTACACGCTGATGGTGGCGTTTGCACTGCGGCTCAACATCTACTGGATGGGCAAGGAGTCTCTCTTCAAGCCGCCGTTTCGCGGCATCATGATGTGGCTGGGCGGCATACCCGTGCAGCGGGAGTCAGCCAACAACCTGGTGGCCGCATCGGTCGCCGCCATCCAGGCGGCCGACGGGCCGCTGCAGCTCATCGTGCCGCCCGAGGGCACGCGCGCCAAGGCGCGTTACTGGAAGACCGGCTTTTATTACATCGCCACCGGTGCGCAGGTGCCCATCATCATGGCCTACATGGACTACGAAAAGAAGGTCAGCGGCCTGGGCCCGGTGTTCATACCCACCGGCGACATTGACGCCGACATGGCCACCATCAAGGCCTTTTACGCGCCCTTCAAAGGCCGTAACGCCGACCAGTTCCACGCCAACTAA
- a CDS encoding anthrax toxin-like adenylyl cyclase domain-containing protein → MAVYGLMGSFGHAENGMTLSDMHATVRVANDLDEVIIFRSTGPWSQRWIERGYPTKNFHVKGKSSDWGPQAGFVPYEGIYSKVGADPQKAADGKTANQDGIDHGYAAKVQLMLSREEINLQLNKPEENPPRHALVRMAQVPDSKDLFLVGRRSGDNKEFVFRAVVAGSTTFTIWVYPEKLGTNLTRLMFERPTPLEVMTSSEVGADNKPMTGDYDLMSVCPTWDSYGGTSNAVISKPGIRFSGKKGLQLGQQFDVGARMDKVLDMRSNTGARPKLGNTKVTFQGMTKRDGGKLAEHGDMGNITPRILRCINMLNAAMGATGGKSAGRRVHHNAESHRNHIFGALVEADMKKGDGFPMTVFQPARLQGYQSPTAKYRDVATLDTMGEFRAYALLLNEAGYYVPRNWTWGMSVRDNAADMQRYF, encoded by the coding sequence ATGGCTGTGTATGGACTGATGGGATCGTTCGGGCATGCAGAAAATGGCATGACGTTGAGCGACATGCACGCCACGGTGCGTGTGGCCAACGATCTGGACGAGGTGATCATCTTCCGCTCTACCGGCCCGTGGTCGCAACGCTGGATTGAGCGCGGCTACCCGACCAAGAATTTTCACGTCAAGGGCAAAAGCTCTGACTGGGGGCCGCAGGCCGGCTTTGTGCCCTACGAGGGCATTTACAGCAAGGTCGGTGCCGACCCCCAGAAGGCCGCCGACGGCAAGACCGCCAACCAGGACGGCATAGACCACGGTTACGCGGCCAAGGTACAACTCATGCTGTCGCGCGAAGAAATCAACCTGCAGCTCAACAAGCCGGAGGAAAACCCACCACGCCATGCGCTGGTGCGCATGGCGCAGGTGCCCGACAGCAAGGACCTGTTCCTGGTGGGCCGGCGCAGCGGAGACAACAAGGAGTTTGTGTTCCGCGCCGTGGTGGCGGGGTCGACCACCTTCACGATCTGGGTGTACCCCGAAAAACTGGGCACCAACCTCACGCGCCTGATGTTTGAGCGCCCCACGCCGCTGGAGGTCATGACGTCCTCCGAGGTCGGCGCGGACAACAAACCCATGACGGGTGACTACGACCTGATGTCGGTGTGCCCCACCTGGGACAGCTACGGCGGCACCTCCAACGCCGTCATCTCCAAACCCGGCATCCGCTTCAGCGGCAAAAAGGGCTTGCAGCTGGGCCAGCAATTCGACGTGGGTGCACGCATGGACAAGGTGCTGGACATGCGCAGCAACACCGGTGCACGGCCCAAGCTGGGCAATACCAAGGTCACGTTCCAGGGCATGACCAAGCGCGATGGCGGCAAGCTGGCCGAGCACGGCGACATGGGCAACATCACGCCGCGCATCCTGCGCTGCATCAACATGCTCAACGCCGCCATGGGTGCTACGGGCGGCAAGTCCGCCGGGCGCCGGGTACACCACAACGCCGAGTCCCACCGCAACCATATCTTTGGTGCGCTGGTGGAAGCGGACATGAAGAAGGGCGATGGGTTTCCCATGACCGTTTTCCAGCCCGCGCGGCTACAGGGCTACCAGTCACCCACGGCCAAGTACCGCGATGTCGCCACGCTGGACACCATGGGCGAGTTCCGCGCCTACGCGCTGTTGCTCAACGAAGCGGGCTATTACGTGCCGCGCAACTGGACCTGGGGCATGTCGGTGCGCGACAACGCGGCGGACATGCAGCGCTACTTCTGA
- a CDS encoding TIGR00645 family protein, with product MAANKPSPTPSAKLRPIPNFIFASRWLQLPLYLGLIAAQGVYVFHFWVELVHLLEAAFGSQTALQALVTSIGYKSDITVPALNETIIMLVVLALIDVVMISNLLIMVIVGGYETFVSRMDLEGHPDQPEWLSHVNASVLKVKLAMAIIGISSIHLLKTFINAANYDVKVLMWQTIIHVVFLLSALAIAYTDKLLTVTHNAQQH from the coding sequence ATGGCCGCCAACAAGCCTTCCCCCACACCATCCGCCAAGCTGCGCCCTATCCCAAACTTCATCTTCGCCAGCCGCTGGCTGCAGTTACCGCTGTACCTGGGCCTGATTGCGGCGCAGGGCGTTTACGTTTTCCACTTCTGGGTGGAGCTGGTGCATTTGCTGGAGGCCGCGTTTGGCAGCCAGACCGCGCTGCAGGCGCTGGTGACCAGCATTGGCTACAAGTCCGACATCACGGTGCCCGCGCTGAACGAGACCATCATCATGCTGGTGGTGCTGGCGCTGATTGACGTGGTGATGATCTCCAACCTGCTGATCATGGTGATCGTGGGCGGGTATGAGACCTTTGTGAGCCGCATGGACCTGGAAGGCCACCCCGACCAGCCCGAATGGCTGAGCCATGTGAACGCCTCGGTGCTCAAGGTGAAGCTGGCCATGGCCATCATCGGCATCAGCTCCATCCACCTGCTCAAGACCTTCATCAACGCGGCCAACTACGACGTGAAAGTGCTGATGTGGCAGACCATCATCCACGTGGTGTTCCTGCTCAGCGCGCTGGCCATCGCCTACACCGACAAGCTGCTCACCGTCACACACAACGCACAGCAGCACTGA